The following proteins come from a genomic window of Iamia sp. SCSIO 61187:
- a CDS encoding 2OG-Fe(II) oxygenase, translated as MSPDLATTTPAAEAVAGVDWAAVGAELDDLGGADLGPLLDQAACARVAALDDEPHRFRSTVDMARHRFGRGRYGYFAHPLPPEVVALRAALWPHLLPLAREWAERLGRPAPWPDAFGDWLHACQAAGQTRPTPLLLTYGPGDWNALHRDLYGDLVFPLQVVVGLDRPGVDYTGGELVLVEQRPRAQSRATTFPLLQGHGVVVTTEHRPLRTARGWSRAPVRHGVSVVRSGRRRTLGLLFHDAA; from the coding sequence ATGAGCCCGGACCTCGCCACCACGACACCTGCCGCCGAGGCCGTCGCCGGCGTCGACTGGGCCGCCGTCGGCGCCGAGCTCGACGACCTCGGCGGGGCCGACCTCGGCCCGCTGCTCGACCAGGCGGCCTGCGCCCGGGTGGCGGCCCTCGACGACGAGCCCCACCGGTTCCGCTCGACCGTCGACATGGCCCGGCACCGCTTCGGGCGGGGCCGCTACGGCTACTTCGCCCACCCGCTCCCCCCGGAGGTCGTCGCCCTGCGGGCCGCGCTCTGGCCGCACCTGCTGCCCCTCGCCCGGGAGTGGGCGGAGCGGCTGGGGCGGCCGGCGCCGTGGCCCGACGCCTTCGGCGACTGGCTGCACGCCTGCCAGGCGGCGGGCCAGACCCGGCCCACCCCGCTGCTCCTCACCTACGGGCCGGGCGACTGGAACGCCCTCCACCGGGATCTCTACGGCGATCTCGTCTTCCCCCTCCAGGTCGTCGTCGGGCTGGACCGCCCGGGCGTCGACTACACCGGCGGCGAGCTGGTCCTGGTCGAGCAGCGCCCCCGGGCCCAGTCCCGGGCCACCACCTTCCCCCTGCTCCAGGGGCACGGCGTGGTGGTGACCACCGAGCACCGCCCCCTCCGCACCGCCCGGGGGTGGTCGCGGGCCCCGGTGCGCCACGGGGTGAGCGTCGTCCGCTCGGGCCGGCGCCGGACCCTGGGCCTCCTGTTCCACGACGCCGCCTGA
- a CDS encoding GGDEF domain-containing protein yields the protein MDAPEDRPLEPPAREAVLAALLRQHPRALVSAIDAEGLFVETPPELVEPDRRVVAARSALELVEASDRRAIIAAWDRVKVDGASVASVRLANGVDARYHFVDVRHRHDVLVGVIVADGEADAIAAFAQRDPVVPKTGRTEKDEMAIIVHVDERVGLMLGYEPDALVGTRSLDLLHPDDQDRAVDAWVDMLTRPGGTSRLRARHRRADGTWLWMDLTNTNLLAEQGRVVTEMVDISDEMDAIEQVRQREHLLRRLTEALPSGVLHVDGDRHVVHANARLHELLGVPANDEVEPLLATLVAGDRAALRVRLDEVLETGVDADIEVRVQRPGEIVRRHCTVALRGLSDADGRPSGAVLAIADVTDEHRMRAELERRATVDELTGCLNRSAVIDALDRALADHARGSAGTAVAYFDLDDFKQVNDTLGHRAGDHVLAEVGERLRRASRHGDVVGRIGGDEFIAVLTDVAGAEEARTAARRLGATLAPGVQVADGPTLDMAWSVGVAWTDRPDADADRLIASADHRMYLNKRTA from the coding sequence GTGGACGCACCCGAAGACCGACCGCTGGAACCGCCAGCCCGAGAGGCCGTGCTCGCGGCGCTGCTCCGCCAGCACCCCCGCGCCCTGGTGTCGGCCATCGACGCCGAGGGCCTCTTCGTCGAGACACCCCCCGAGCTGGTCGAGCCCGACCGGCGCGTGGTCGCCGCCCGCTCCGCCCTCGAGCTGGTGGAGGCGTCCGACCGGCGGGCGATCATCGCCGCGTGGGATCGGGTCAAGGTCGACGGGGCGTCGGTCGCGTCCGTCCGCCTCGCCAACGGCGTCGACGCCCGCTACCACTTCGTCGACGTCCGCCACCGCCACGACGTGCTCGTCGGCGTGATCGTCGCCGACGGCGAGGCCGACGCCATCGCCGCCTTCGCCCAGCGGGACCCGGTCGTCCCCAAGACCGGCCGCACCGAGAAGGACGAGATGGCGATCATCGTCCACGTCGACGAGCGCGTGGGTCTGATGCTCGGCTACGAGCCCGACGCCCTCGTCGGCACCCGCTCGCTCGACCTGCTCCACCCCGACGACCAGGACCGGGCCGTCGACGCCTGGGTCGACATGCTCACCCGTCCCGGCGGCACGTCCCGCCTCCGCGCCCGCCACCGCCGGGCCGACGGCACCTGGCTGTGGATGGACCTCACCAACACCAACCTGCTCGCCGAGCAGGGGCGGGTCGTCACCGAGATGGTCGACATCTCCGACGAGATGGACGCCATCGAGCAGGTCCGCCAGCGCGAGCACCTCCTGCGCCGGCTCACCGAGGCCCTTCCGTCGGGCGTGCTGCACGTCGACGGCGACCGCCACGTGGTGCACGCCAACGCCCGCCTCCACGAGCTGCTCGGGGTGCCCGCCAACGACGAGGTCGAGCCGCTGCTCGCGACCCTCGTCGCCGGCGATCGGGCCGCGCTGCGCGTCCGCCTCGACGAGGTCCTCGAGACCGGCGTCGACGCCGACATCGAGGTGCGCGTCCAGCGCCCGGGGGAGATCGTCCGCCGCCACTGCACCGTCGCCCTGCGCGGCCTGAGCGACGCCGACGGCCGGCCCAGCGGCGCCGTGCTCGCCATCGCCGACGTCACCGACGAGCACCGGATGCGGGCCGAGCTCGAGCGCCGGGCCACCGTCGACGAGCTGACCGGCTGCCTCAACCGGTCCGCCGTCATCGACGCCCTCGACCGGGCCCTCGCCGACCACGCCCGGGGCTCCGCCGGGACCGCCGTCGCCTACTTCGACCTCGACGACTTCAAGCAGGTCAACGACACCCTCGGCCACCGGGCCGGCGACCACGTGCTGGCCGAGGTGGGCGAACGCCTCCGGCGGGCCTCCCGCCACGGCGACGTCGTGGGCCGCATCGGCGGCGACGAGTTCATCGCCGTCCTCACCGACGTGGCCGGGGCCGAGGAGGCCCGGACCGCGGCCCGACGCCTGGGCGCCACCTTGGCCCCCGGGGTCCAGGTGGCCGATGGCCCCACCCTCGACATGGCGTGGAGCGTGGGCGTGGCCTGGACCGACCGGCCCGACGCCGACGCCGACCGGCTGATCGCGTCGGCGGACCACCGGATGTACCTCAACAAGCGCACCGCCTGA
- a CDS encoding nuclear transport factor 2 family protein, whose translation MSYPPDEVRAAVDAYVATRERIEDGDGTWADLAAHFTDDAVFIDPAWGRVEGLDAMRETVFGDAMDGLEDWRFPIDFVMVQDDTVVVKWRQLIPGPDGTTHAQSGVSTLVYGGDGRFRYEEDLLNMVHVMEGIAASGWRPPAGGTAHIPPKHVDRDFSIPEARSLT comes from the coding sequence GTGAGCTACCCCCCCGACGAGGTCCGAGCCGCGGTCGACGCCTACGTGGCCACCCGCGAGCGCATCGAGGACGGGGACGGCACCTGGGCCGACCTGGCCGCCCACTTCACCGACGACGCCGTGTTCATCGACCCGGCGTGGGGGCGGGTCGAGGGGCTCGACGCCATGCGGGAGACCGTCTTCGGCGACGCCATGGACGGGCTCGAGGACTGGCGGTTCCCCATCGACTTCGTGATGGTCCAGGACGACACCGTCGTGGTGAAGTGGCGCCAGCTGATCCCCGGCCCCGACGGCACCACCCACGCCCAGTCGGGCGTGTCGACCCTCGTCTACGGCGGCGACGGGCGGTTCCGCTACGAGGAGGACCTGCTCAACATGGTCCACGTGATGGAGGGGATCGCGGCGAGCGGCTGGCGGCCCCCGGCCGGCGGCACCGCCCACATCCCCCCGAAGCACGTCGACCGCGACTTCTCCATCCCCGAAGCCAGGTCGCTGACCTGA
- a CDS encoding TIGR03767 family metallophosphoesterase, producing MPAHEHDSPLRGLPGRVRRSRQMASAARRAGLSPPQPRHPSAPRDEGALTTLDATIRPVAGTGYRRLDWAPGEPHVVRDELARPAADRARTRTSLLYVAHHTDVHVCDAQSPSRLEAGDAFGWANPGSDGGHRPQETLTTQVLDQLVVATNAVATSPLSGAPMAWCVQTGDNVDNRGAAELRWFIDVLDGRPVTPNTGAPGRYEGVQRSGWRGAWHPDRAGWDRRSRAGFPRLPGVLDAAVAPFTPAGLAVPWLTVFGNHDVLFQGTFGPNRGARLDLVGAMLEATGRKPVGAAGLTRALAVATASKGDPARWERAARGRWVQDVTPDPDARRPVAADAYVAALLATDPADAAGPGPVGHGFTEGNVLDGTTWWSRWEGPHLQVIGLDTCNHTHGDGGGIGPAQLAWLTDQLQRCHRRWRDERGRWVEGAGPDRLVVLLSHHSTWTMTNGVEDEADPGPRALGPDLVALLDRFPNVVLWANGHTHRHTVQAHRRAEGGGWWELNTASGIDFGQQARTVEIFANGDDTLSIVATVLDHHGPPRVAHRRDGRWDPVELASLSRELSANDDQWVDPLFGLGAVEDRNVELVVPLPFPLA from the coding sequence ATGCCGGCCCACGAGCACGACAGCCCGCTGCGCGGGCTGCCGGGCCGGGTCCGGCGCTCCCGGCAGATGGCCAGCGCCGCCCGCCGCGCCGGGCTGTCGCCACCGCAGCCCCGCCACCCCAGCGCCCCCCGGGACGAGGGCGCCCTCACCACGCTCGACGCGACCATCCGGCCCGTGGCCGGCACCGGGTACCGTCGGCTCGACTGGGCGCCGGGCGAGCCCCACGTCGTGCGCGACGAGCTGGCCCGACCCGCCGCCGACCGGGCTCGGACCCGCACCTCGCTGCTCTACGTCGCCCACCACACCGACGTCCACGTGTGCGACGCCCAGTCGCCGTCCCGGCTGGAGGCGGGCGATGCCTTCGGCTGGGCCAACCCCGGCTCCGACGGCGGGCACCGCCCCCAGGAGACGCTGACCACCCAGGTGCTCGACCAGCTCGTGGTGGCCACCAACGCCGTCGCCACCAGCCCGCTGAGCGGGGCGCCGATGGCCTGGTGCGTCCAGACGGGCGACAACGTCGACAACCGTGGCGCGGCGGAGCTGCGGTGGTTCATCGACGTCCTCGACGGGCGCCCGGTCACACCGAACACCGGTGCCCCCGGCCGCTACGAGGGCGTGCAGCGGTCGGGCTGGCGGGGGGCGTGGCACCCCGACCGCGCCGGGTGGGACCGTCGCTCCCGCGCCGGCTTCCCCCGCCTGCCCGGGGTGCTCGACGCCGCCGTGGCCCCGTTCACCCCGGCCGGGCTGGCGGTGCCGTGGCTGACCGTCTTCGGCAACCACGACGTGCTGTTCCAGGGCACGTTCGGCCCCAACCGGGGCGCCCGCCTCGACCTGGTCGGCGCCATGCTCGAGGCGACCGGGCGCAAGCCGGTGGGCGCCGCCGGCCTCACGCGGGCGCTGGCGGTGGCGACGGCGTCGAAGGGCGACCCGGCCCGCTGGGAGCGGGCCGCCCGGGGCCGCTGGGTCCAAGACGTCACGCCCGACCCCGACGCCCGCCGGCCCGTCGCCGCCGACGCCTACGTGGCCGCCCTCCTGGCCACCGACCCGGCCGACGCCGCCGGCCCGGGCCCGGTGGGGCACGGCTTCACCGAGGGCAACGTCCTCGACGGCACGACGTGGTGGTCCCGGTGGGAGGGGCCGCACCTGCAGGTCATCGGGCTCGACACCTGCAACCACACCCACGGCGACGGTGGCGGGATCGGGCCGGCCCAGCTGGCCTGGCTCACCGACCAGCTCCAGCGGTGCCACCGGCGCTGGCGCGACGAGCGGGGCCGGTGGGTCGAGGGGGCCGGCCCCGACCGCCTGGTCGTCCTGCTCAGCCACCACTCCACCTGGACGATGACCAACGGCGTGGAGGACGAGGCCGACCCCGGCCCCCGGGCGCTCGGCCCGGACCTGGTCGCCCTGCTCGACCGCTTCCCCAACGTCGTCCTCTGGGCGAACGGCCACACCCACCGCCACACCGTGCAGGCCCACCGCCGCGCCGAGGGCGGGGGCTGGTGGGAGCTCAACACGGCCAGCGGCATCGACTTCGGCCAGCAGGCCCGCACGGTCGAGATCTTCGCCAACGGCGACGACACCCTCTCGATCGTCGCCACGGTCCTCGACCACCACGGCCCGCCCCGGGTGGCGCACCGGCGCGACGGCCGGTGGGACCCGGTCGAGCTGGCGTCGCTCAGCCGCGAGCTGTCGGCCAACGACGACCAGTGGGTCGACCCGCTGTTCGGGCTGGGTGCGGTCGAGGACCGCAACGTCGAGCTCGTGGTCCCGCTGCCGTTCCCGCTGGCCTGA
- a CDS encoding RNA polymerase sigma factor, which yields MSLPPFDQVVAEHGDVVLRVCRAILGPHDADDAWSETFLSALRAYPDLRPGSDVRAWLVTIAHRKAIDVTRATARRVPAGRPAPAPTTTLAPSAVDADTELWDALAALPPKQRQAVAYHHVAGLPYAEVAALIDSSPAAARRSAADGIARLRSTYPKRSPS from the coding sequence GTGAGCCTGCCCCCGTTCGACCAGGTCGTCGCCGAGCACGGCGACGTGGTGCTGCGGGTCTGCCGCGCCATCCTCGGACCCCACGACGCCGACGACGCCTGGAGCGAGACGTTCCTGTCCGCCCTCCGGGCCTACCCCGACCTGCGGCCCGGCAGCGACGTCCGGGCCTGGCTGGTGACCATCGCCCACCGCAAGGCCATCGACGTCACCCGGGCCACCGCCCGCCGGGTCCCGGCCGGCCGACCCGCACCCGCGCCCACCACGACCCTGGCCCCGTCGGCGGTCGACGCCGACACCGAGCTTTGGGACGCCCTCGCCGCCCTGCCGCCCAAGCAGCGCCAGGCGGTCGCCTACCACCACGTCGCCGGCCTCCCCTACGCCGAGGTCGCGGCCCTGATCGACAGCTCACCGGCCGCCGCCCGCCGGAGCGCGGCCGACGGCATCGCCCGCCTCCGCTCCACCTACCCGAAGAGGTCCCCCTCGTGA
- a CDS encoding thioesterase family protein gives MQLQQQAPPTTRVVPHGWQPAVTAGDLLAQPAPVVVPRDWWSWAGAHGGLLVALAAADAASVAPEAALRSSTAQLLRPVRGPLVLRSALVHAGRRITTVRTEGTVDGRTALVVHSTFGAPNDARTAGADPLPVPLVHRPEDLEPFVPPAELVPFGRHVDIRPTDGVLPLTGGPTARLSAWVRLREEDGAPGPLRTTVLADALAPSLYATLRVPTAVPTVELAVHHRSPAPVDSDDPWLLVRARTDWSDEGWVSEAVDLWDRAGTHVATSRQLRLVS, from the coding sequence ATGCAACTCCAGCAGCAAGCCCCACCGACCACCCGGGTCGTGCCCCACGGGTGGCAGCCCGCCGTCACCGCCGGCGACCTCCTCGCCCAGCCCGCGCCCGTGGTCGTGCCCCGCGACTGGTGGTCGTGGGCCGGGGCCCACGGCGGGCTGCTCGTCGCCCTCGCCGCCGCCGACGCCGCGTCGGTCGCCCCGGAGGCGGCGCTGCGCTCGAGCACCGCCCAGCTGCTGCGGCCCGTGCGGGGGCCCCTCGTCCTGCGCTCGGCCCTCGTCCACGCCGGCCGCCGGATCACCACGGTCCGCACCGAGGGCACCGTCGACGGCCGGACGGCCCTCGTCGTCCACTCCACCTTCGGCGCTCCCAACGACGCCCGGACCGCCGGCGCCGACCCCCTCCCCGTGCCGCTCGTCCACCGGCCCGAGGACCTGGAGCCGTTCGTGCCCCCGGCCGAGCTCGTCCCCTTCGGCCGCCACGTCGACATCCGCCCGACCGACGGGGTCCTGCCCCTCACCGGCGGGCCGACCGCCCGCCTCTCGGCCTGGGTGCGGCTCCGCGAGGAGGACGGGGCCCCGGGCCCGCTCCGCACCACCGTGCTGGCCGACGCCCTCGCCCCCTCGCTGTACGCCACCCTCCGGGTCCCGACCGCGGTGCCGACCGTCGAGCTGGCCGTGCACCACCGGTCACCGGCGCCCGTCGACTCCGACGATCCGTGGCTCCTCGTGCGGGCCCGCACCGACTGGTCCGACGAGGGGTGGGTGTCCGAGGCGGTCGACCTCTGGGATCGGGCCGGCACCCACGTCGCCACCTCGCGCCAGCTGCGCCTCGTCTCGTGA
- a CDS encoding helix-turn-helix domain-containing protein, translating to MKRVSFDGMSCSIARSLETIGEWWTPLIVREVFYGRRRFDEIQGDLGISRNILTDRLTTLVDEGVLERRNIAQSGTRWEYHLTDKGRDLFPVLVALMQWGDRWAVGDKGPPVIIEHRACGHPADPVYVCSHCGEQLDDTSLRAHRGPAWADDPHHPLAPIEARRGGAPAS from the coding sequence ATGAAGAGGGTCAGCTTCGACGGGATGTCGTGCTCGATCGCCCGGTCGCTCGAGACCATCGGCGAGTGGTGGACGCCGCTCATCGTGCGCGAGGTGTTCTACGGGCGGCGCCGCTTCGACGAGATCCAGGGCGACCTCGGCATCTCGCGCAACATCCTCACCGACCGGCTGACCACCCTCGTCGACGAGGGGGTGCTGGAGCGGCGCAACATCGCCCAGTCCGGCACCCGGTGGGAGTACCACCTCACCGACAAGGGCCGGGACCTGTTCCCCGTGCTGGTCGCCCTGATGCAGTGGGGCGACCGGTGGGCCGTCGGCGACAAGGGCCCGCCGGTGATCATCGAGCACCGGGCCTGCGGCCACCCGGCCGACCCCGTGTACGTCTGCTCCCACTGCGGCGAGCAGCTCGACGACACCTCCCTCCGGGCCCACCGGGGTCCGGCGTGGGCCGACGACCCGCACCACCCCCTCGCTCCCATCGAGGCCCGACGGGGGGGTGCCCCGGCCAGCTGA
- the soxR gene encoding redox-sensitive transcriptional activator SoxR, with protein MEHDLSIGAVSERTGVAPTALRFYEAEGLIHSDRTSGNQRRYHREVIRRVSFIRVAQQVGLTLEEIRAALDSLPDNRTPTTKDWEKLSAAWRPRLDAQIGILERLRDRLDACIGCGCLSLGVCKLMNPGDKAALAGPGPRFVLDAD; from the coding sequence GTGGAGCACGACCTGTCCATCGGTGCCGTCAGCGAGCGCACGGGCGTCGCCCCGACGGCGCTCCGCTTCTACGAGGCCGAGGGGCTCATCCACTCGGACCGGACCAGCGGCAACCAGCGCCGGTACCACCGGGAGGTCATCCGCCGGGTGTCGTTCATCCGCGTCGCCCAGCAGGTGGGGCTGACGCTGGAGGAGATCCGGGCCGCCCTCGACTCGCTGCCCGACAACCGCACCCCGACCACCAAGGACTGGGAGAAGCTGTCCGCCGCCTGGCGGCCCCGGCTCGACGCCCAGATCGGCATCCTCGAGCGCCTCCGCGACCGCCTCGACGCCTGCATCGGCTGCGGCTGCCTCTCGCTCGGCGTGTGCAAGCTGATGAACCCGGGCGACAAGGCCGCCCTCGCCGGCCCCGGGCCCCGGTTCGTCCTCGACGCCGACTGA
- a CDS encoding methylated-DNA--[protein]-cysteine S-methyltransferase: MTDPALAALAPTPADLGRLRDALADRAAAAELLDVAHRTVDSPHGPLLVAATPVGVVRIAFAAQGHDAVLDRLAAQISPRVLSAPGRLDDAARQLDEYFAGRRRVFDLPVDLRLAHGFRRRVLDHLRSVPYGGTATYTDLAAAAGSPRAVRAVGSACATNPIPIVVPCHRVVRTDGTIGQYLGGTTMKRALLAMEEEAAA; this comes from the coding sequence ATGACCGACCCCGCCCTCGCCGCCCTCGCCCCGACCCCCGCGGACCTCGGCCGCCTCCGCGACGCGCTGGCCGACCGGGCCGCCGCCGCCGAGCTGCTCGACGTCGCCCACCGCACCGTCGACAGCCCCCACGGCCCGCTGCTCGTGGCCGCCACCCCGGTCGGCGTGGTCCGCATCGCCTTCGCCGCCCAGGGCCACGACGCCGTGCTCGACCGACTGGCGGCCCAGATCAGCCCGCGGGTCCTCTCAGCCCCGGGCCGCCTCGACGACGCCGCCCGCCAGCTCGACGAGTACTTCGCCGGGCGGCGGCGGGTCTTCGACCTGCCGGTGGACCTCCGCCTCGCCCACGGCTTCCGGCGCCGGGTGCTCGACCACCTCCGGTCGGTGCCCTACGGCGGGACGGCGACCTACACCGACCTGGCCGCGGCCGCCGGCAGCCCCCGCGCCGTCCGGGCCGTCGGCAGTGCCTGCGCCACCAACCCCATCCCGATCGTGGTGCCGTGCCACCGGGTCGTGCGCACCGACGGCACCATCGGCCAGTACCTGGGCGGCACGACCATGAAGCGGGCGCTGCTGGCCATGGAGGAGGAGGCGGCGGCATGA
- a CDS encoding ABC transporter ATP-binding protein: protein MRSAMRDEPGRRRLDRRTLRRVAAFARPHRRSLAAFLLLSSVIALLTVATPVLAGWVVDEIVAADGRAGRVVLLAVVIALVAVAEAVVGLAERWYSARIGEGLILDLRRAVYSHVQRMPLAFFTRTRTGALVSRLDNDVIGAQRAFTSILSGLVSNAIALVLTVAVMLRLSWAITLLALLLLPAFLLPARRMGARLAHLEREAATHNSAMTTQMTERFSAPGATLVKLFGRPEREAAAFEARAERVAQIGVRTALGQYAFLTALALVSALALALVYGLGGWLALEGRLEAGTVVTLALLLTRLYAPLTALANARVDAMSALVSFERVFEVLDLAPLIAERPDAVDLPDGPLTVEIDDVRFAYPAADKVSLASLEEVAVLDTRGGDEVLHGVSLRVDPGQVLALVGTSGSGKSTIASLVPRLYDVDSGAVRIGGVDVRDLTARSLRQAVGLVTQDGHMFHDTVRENMLLARPEATDDEIWAALEQARLGPLVRSLPDGLDTVVGERGYRFSGGERQRLTIARILLAQPRVVLLDEATASLDSTSEVAVQEALADALAGRTAIVVAHRLSTIRQADAIAVIEDGRAVEQGPHLQLLARGGRYAELYRTQRDAGEPAPEPEPDQETAA from the coding sequence ATGCGCAGCGCCATGCGCGACGAGCCGGGGCGGCGGCGTCTGGACCGCCGGACGCTGCGGCGCGTCGCCGCCTTCGCCCGCCCCCACCGGCGCAGCCTGGCCGCCTTCCTCCTGCTGAGCTCGGTCATCGCCCTCCTCACGGTGGCGACGCCCGTCCTCGCCGGGTGGGTGGTCGACGAGATCGTCGCCGCCGACGGGCGCGCCGGTCGGGTGGTGCTGCTCGCCGTGGTCATCGCCCTGGTGGCGGTGGCCGAGGCCGTCGTCGGCCTGGCCGAGCGGTGGTACTCGGCCCGCATCGGCGAGGGCCTCATCCTCGACCTGCGCCGCGCCGTGTACTCCCACGTGCAGCGCATGCCGCTGGCCTTCTTCACGCGGACCCGCACCGGGGCTCTCGTCAGCCGGCTGGACAACGACGTCATCGGTGCCCAGCGGGCCTTCACCTCGATCCTGTCCGGGCTGGTGAGCAACGCCATCGCCCTGGTGCTCACCGTCGCCGTGATGCTCCGCCTGTCGTGGGCGATCACCCTGCTGGCCCTGCTGCTCCTGCCGGCGTTCCTGCTCCCGGCCCGCCGGATGGGCGCCCGCCTGGCCCACCTCGAGCGGGAGGCGGCCACCCACAACTCGGCCATGACGACCCAGATGACCGAGCGCTTCTCGGCCCCGGGCGCCACCCTCGTCAAGCTGTTCGGCCGGCCCGAGCGCGAGGCCGCCGCCTTCGAGGCCCGGGCCGAGCGGGTGGCCCAGATCGGGGTCCGCACCGCACTCGGCCAGTACGCCTTCCTGACCGCCCTGGCCCTGGTGTCAGCCCTCGCCCTGGCCCTCGTCTACGGGCTCGGGGGCTGGCTGGCCCTGGAGGGGCGGCTGGAGGCGGGCACCGTCGTCACCCTCGCCCTGCTCCTCACCCGGCTCTACGCCCCGCTGACCGCCCTGGCCAACGCCCGGGTCGACGCCATGAGCGCCCTCGTCAGCTTCGAGCGGGTCTTCGAGGTCCTCGACCTCGCCCCCCTGATCGCCGAGAGGCCCGACGCCGTCGACCTGCCCGACGGCCCCCTCACCGTCGAGATCGACGACGTCCGCTTCGCCTATCCGGCGGCCGACAAGGTCTCCCTGGCCTCGCTGGAGGAGGTCGCCGTGCTCGACACCCGGGGCGGCGACGAGGTCCTCCACGGCGTCTCGCTGCGCGTCGACCCGGGCCAGGTCTTGGCCCTCGTCGGCACCTCGGGCAGCGGCAAGTCGACCATCGCCTCGCTCGTGCCCCGGCTCTACGACGTCGACTCGGGTGCGGTCCGCATCGGGGGCGTCGACGTCCGCGACCTGACCGCACGGTCGCTGCGCCAGGCCGTCGGCCTGGTCACCCAGGACGGCCACATGTTCCACGACACCGTGCGGGAGAACATGCTGCTGGCCCGCCCCGAGGCCACCGACGACGAGATCTGGGCGGCCCTGGAGCAGGCCCGGCTCGGGCCGCTGGTGCGGAGCCTGCCCGACGGGCTCGACACCGTGGTCGGTGAGCGGGGCTACCGGTTCTCGGGCGGCGAGCGCCAGCGCCTCACCATCGCCCGCATCCTGCTGGCCCAGCCCCGGGTGGTGCTCCTCGACGAGGCCACCGCCAGCCTCGACTCCACCTCGGAGGTCGCCGTCCAGGAGGCGCTGGCCGACGCCCTGGCCGGGCGGACCGCCATCGTCGTGGCCCACCGCCTCTCGACGATCCGCCAGGCCGACGCCATCGCCGTCATCGAGGACGGGCGGGCCGTCGAGCAGGGCCCGCACCTCCAGCTCCTCGCCCGCGGCGGCCGCTACGCCGAGCTGTACCGGACCCAGCGCGACGCCGGCGAGCCGGCGCCGGAGCCCGAGCCCGACCAGGAGACCGCCGCCTGA
- a CDS encoding VC_2705 family sodium/solute symporter, whose product MLNVYLVTATLMGGTAGLPHVIVRFYTVRHVRAARWSAVWALTFIGLLYLTAPAVGVFAKYNVFDTIADREVGALPTWVDNWSETGLLTIDDRNGDGVVQYTPDEGTNELTIDQDIMVLANPEVAGLPAPVVGLVAAGGLAAALSTASGLLLVISSAISHDVYYKRFRPDATEVQRLMVGRIVMAAAVVVAGYFGVNPPGFVAQVVALAFGLTAASFPVIVLGIFWKKATTAGAVSGMLVGLTTAATYMWFVIYGGMEPWFGISAAGIGVVCGTLNMLVILVVSTLTADPEDHIQDMVENIRYPGAVTVEDRGAVDEPVPSARG is encoded by the coding sequence ATGCTGAACGTGTACCTGGTGACGGCGACCCTCATGGGGGGCACCGCCGGGCTGCCCCACGTGATCGTGCGCTTCTACACGGTCCGCCACGTGCGGGCCGCCCGCTGGTCGGCGGTGTGGGCCCTCACGTTCATCGGTCTGCTCTACCTCACCGCCCCGGCGGTGGGCGTGTTCGCCAAGTACAACGTCTTCGACACCATCGCCGACCGCGAGGTGGGCGCGCTGCCCACGTGGGTGGACAACTGGAGCGAGACGGGTCTGCTGACCATCGACGATCGCAACGGCGACGGCGTGGTCCAGTACACGCCCGACGAGGGCACCAACGAGCTCACCATCGACCAGGACATCATGGTGCTGGCCAACCCCGAGGTCGCCGGTCTGCCGGCACCGGTCGTCGGCCTGGTGGCGGCCGGTGGCCTGGCCGCCGCCCTTTCGACCGCCTCGGGCCTGCTCCTGGTGATCTCCTCGGCGATCAGCCACGACGTGTACTACAAGCGCTTCCGGCCCGACGCGACCGAGGTCCAGCGCCTGATGGTCGGGCGCATCGTCATGGCCGCCGCCGTGGTCGTCGCCGGCTACTTCGGGGTGAACCCGCCGGGCTTCGTGGCCCAGGTGGTGGCGCTGGCGTTCGGGTTGACCGCCGCCAGCTTCCCCGTGATCGTGCTCGGGATCTTCTGGAAGAAGGCCACCACCGCCGGGGCGGTGAGCGGGATGCTGGTCGGGCTGACCACGGCGGCCACCTACATGTGGTTCGTGATCTACGGCGGCATGGAGCCGTGGTTCGGCATCAGCGCCGCCGGGATCGGCGTGGTCTGCGGCACCCTCAACATGCTGGTGATCCTGGTGGTGTCGACGCTCACCGCCGACCCCGAGGACCACATCCAGGACATGGTCGAGAACATCCGCTACCCCGGAGCGGTCACCGTCGAGGACCGGGGGGCGGTCGACGAGCCGGTCCCCAGCGCCCGCGGCTGA